Proteins encoded in a region of the Scyliorhinus torazame isolate Kashiwa2021f chromosome 1, sScyTor2.1, whole genome shotgun sequence genome:
- the snip1 gene encoding smad nuclear-interacting protein 1 has protein sequence MEAPGRRRASHSPEAERHRPRIKREGAASASKQRPSSSGSSGGSVSPPGHWQSSSPGRRKQHSRPEGKWKRERHDHPRRDHAERRHRDRSEGNEHRRKKNSDRERHRECADRGRTHSKRNGGSHAEAGMSGRDREAQLFGTQQAEREYYNERRHQNRNQCHMISDANPESELIDSQANSGNAAQVKEEPNFELSGALVEDTNTFRGVVIKYNEPPESRIPRKRWRLYPFKNDEPLPVMHIHRQSAYLLGRQRRVVDIPIDHPSCSKQHAVLQYRLVEFTRSDGTSGRRVRPYIIDLGSANGTYLNNQRIESQRYYELREKDLLKFGFSSREYVILHDCSDTAEVDAKEGQQEEDEGVES, from the exons ATGGAGGCTCCGGGCCGCCGCAGGGCCTCGCACAGCCCAGAGGCCGAGCGTCACCGGCCCAGGATCAAGAGGGAGGGCGCGGCCTCGGCCTCCAAGCAGCGGCCCTCGAGTTCGGGCTCTTCCGGGGGCAGCGTGTCTCCACCCGGCCACTGGCAGAGCAGCTCCCCGGGCCGCAGGAAGCAGCATTCGCGGCCCGAGGGCAAGTGGAAGCGG gaacggcatgaccatccGCGACGGGACCATGCTGAGAGACGTCATCGAGATCGCTCTGAGGGAAATGAACACCGGCGCAAGAAGAACAGCGaccgagagcgacacagagagtgtgcaGACCGGGGGCGAACCCACAGCAAAAGGAACGGTGGGTCTCACGCGGAAGCCGGCATGAGTGGCCGAGACAGGGAGGCTCAACTGTTCGGTACCCAGCAGGCTGAGAGAGAGTATTATAATGAGAGAAGGCATCAGAACCGCAATCAGTGCCACATGATCAGTGATGCGAATCCTGAGTCTGAGTTGATTGACAGTCAGGCCAACAGCGGCAACGCAGCCCAGGTGAAAGAGGAGCCAAATTTTGAGTTATCTGGTGCCCTTGTTGAAGATACAAACACCTTTCGTGGGGTGGTGATAAAATACAATGAACCGCCTGAGTCTCGGATACCAAGGAAACGATGGCGTCTTTATCCATTCAAGAATGACGAGCCTCTTCCAGTCATGCATATTCATCGTCAGAGTGCCTATCTTTTGGGTCGGCAGCGGAGGGTAGTGGATATCCCAATTGACCATCCTTCCTGCTCCAAGCAACATGCAGTGCTGCAGTACAG ACTTGTGGAGTTCACCCGGAGTGACGGCACATCAGGCAGGAGGGTGAGACCATATATCATCGACCTGGGTTCTGCCAATGGCACGTATCTTAACAATCAGCGCATTGAATCACAACGATACTATGAACTCAGAGAAAAGGATCTGCTGAAATTTGGCTTCAGCAGCAGGGAGTATGTCATTCTACACGATTGTTCGGATACTGCTGAGGTGGATGCAAAAGAAGGGCAGCAAGAGgaggatgagggagttgaaagttAA